One region of Anaeromyxobacter paludicola genomic DNA includes:
- a CDS encoding class I SAM-dependent methyltransferase, which yields MSGSVEFFEQQFQRQVARGEFALNPFEQDALPFLSGRLLDFGCGLGNLSLEAARRGCRVVAVDGSPTAVERVRRAAEAEQLPVEAARAELGDYQPAGPFDAVAAIGVLMFFPEPLARARLLDLQAQVRPGGVMAVTVLTEGTTFLDVFGGAEGYLFRKGELAERFAGWETLFFKPGSFPSPDGRVKEFESLVARRVG from the coding sequence ATGTCCGGTTCGGTCGAGTTCTTCGAGCAGCAGTTCCAGCGCCAGGTGGCGCGCGGCGAGTTCGCCCTCAACCCCTTCGAGCAGGACGCGCTGCCGTTCCTCTCCGGCCGGCTGCTCGACTTCGGCTGCGGCCTCGGGAACCTCTCGCTCGAGGCGGCCCGGCGCGGCTGCCGCGTGGTGGCCGTGGACGGAAGCCCCACCGCCGTGGAGCGGGTGCGGCGCGCCGCCGAGGCCGAGCAGCTCCCGGTGGAGGCGGCGCGCGCCGAGCTCGGCGACTACCAGCCGGCAGGGCCGTTCGACGCCGTGGCGGCGATCGGCGTGCTCATGTTCTTCCCCGAGCCGCTGGCCCGCGCGCGCCTCCTGGACCTGCAGGCGCAGGTGAGGCCGGGCGGGGTGATGGCCGTCACCGTGCTCACCGAGGGCACCACCTTCCTCGACGTCTTCGGCGGGGCCGAGGGTTACCTCTTCCGCAAGGGCGAGCTCGCCGAGCGGTTCGCCGGGTGGGAGACGCTCTTCTTCAAGCCCGGCTCGTTCCCCTCGCCGGACGGAAGGGTGAAGGAGTTCGAGAGCCTCGTGGCGAGGAGGGTGGGGTAG
- the rimO gene encoding 30S ribosomal protein S12 methylthiotransferase RimO produces the protein MSTRVYMHTLGCPKNRVDSEVMLGTLSDAGYRLTQDPGEAEVIVVNTCGFIESAKEESIQAILAMAEQKREGRCKQLVVAGCLTQRYHAELSAEMPEVDHFVGTGAYADIARIVGDAQAKRVIAPDPDFVHAASTPRVNSLPSHTAYLKISEGCDNACAFCIIPKLRGPQHSRPVDDVLAEAEALAAQGTVELSLVAQDLTAYGYDLAGKVRLHDLLPELCKVDGIRWIRLHYAYPRDFPDALIDVMAREEKIVKYLDMPLQHSSDRLLRSMRRGRDSQFMRDLLAKLRARVPGLALRTSLIVGLPGETEEDFQDLLRFVEEQRFERLGVFEYSREEGTLAGEMEGQIPEAVKKARYATVMERQQEIARAHQEGVVGRRLEVLVEGASEESEHLLAGRHAQQAPEIDGVTYVNDVADGGGAVYPGQFVTLEVTEAGDYDLVGKVVARGPRPAERPLAARKAPKGSGLRILS, from the coding sequence ATGAGCACCCGCGTCTACATGCACACCCTCGGCTGCCCCAAGAACCGGGTGGACTCCGAGGTGATGCTCGGCACCCTCTCCGACGCGGGCTACCGGCTCACGCAGGATCCGGGCGAGGCCGAGGTCATCGTCGTCAACACCTGCGGCTTCATCGAGAGCGCCAAGGAGGAGTCGATCCAGGCGATCCTCGCCATGGCCGAGCAGAAGCGCGAGGGGCGCTGCAAGCAGCTCGTCGTCGCCGGCTGCCTCACCCAGCGCTACCACGCCGAGCTCTCCGCCGAGATGCCCGAGGTGGACCACTTCGTCGGCACCGGCGCCTACGCCGACATCGCCCGGATCGTCGGCGACGCGCAGGCGAAGCGCGTCATCGCGCCCGACCCCGACTTCGTCCACGCCGCCTCCACCCCGCGGGTGAACTCGCTCCCCTCGCACACCGCCTACCTCAAGATCTCCGAGGGCTGCGACAACGCCTGCGCCTTCTGCATCATCCCGAAGCTGCGCGGGCCGCAGCACTCGCGGCCGGTGGACGACGTCCTGGCCGAGGCCGAGGCGCTCGCCGCCCAGGGCACGGTGGAGCTGTCGCTCGTCGCCCAGGACCTCACCGCCTACGGCTACGACCTGGCCGGCAAGGTGCGGCTGCACGACCTCCTGCCCGAGCTCTGCAAGGTGGACGGGATCCGCTGGATCCGGCTCCACTACGCCTACCCCCGCGACTTCCCCGACGCGCTCATCGACGTGATGGCGCGCGAGGAGAAGATCGTGAAGTACCTCGACATGCCGCTGCAGCACTCGAGCGACCGGCTGCTCCGGTCGATGCGGCGCGGCCGCGACTCGCAGTTCATGCGCGACCTCCTCGCGAAGCTGCGCGCCCGCGTCCCCGGGCTGGCGCTCCGCACCTCGCTCATCGTCGGGCTCCCCGGCGAGACCGAGGAGGACTTCCAGGATCTCCTCCGCTTCGTGGAGGAGCAGCGCTTCGAGCGGCTCGGCGTCTTCGAGTACTCGCGCGAGGAGGGCACGCTCGCCGGGGAGATGGAGGGCCAGATCCCCGAGGCGGTGAAGAAGGCGCGGTACGCCACCGTGATGGAGCGGCAGCAGGAGATCGCCCGCGCCCACCAGGAGGGCGTGGTGGGGCGGCGGCTCGAGGTGCTGGTGGAGGGGGCGAGCGAGGAGTCGGAGCACCTCCTCGCCGGCCGCCACGCCCAGCAGGCGCCGGAGATCGACGGGGTGACCTACGTGAACGACGTCGCCGACGGCGGCGGCGCGGTCTACCCCGGGCAGTTCGTGACCCTCGAGGTGACCGAGGCCGGCGACTACGACCTCGTCGGCAAGGTGGTGGCGCGCGGGCCGAGGCCGGCGGAGCGGCCGCTCGCGGCCCGCAAGGCGCCGAAGGGGAGCGGGCTCAGGATCCTCTCCTGA
- a CDS encoding EAL domain-containing protein, whose protein sequence is MDPIESSQPDEHLPHLSVAEVAAAVREGRYGAEYQPIVSVGTGEVLGFEALSRFHAEDGAPISPAVAFAALHRQPALLFEIELEMKRFQLAHAPPAPLHLNLDPDSFAAGWRLDGSNALLDLLAAPAPAPRVVEVIENVTVSDAVQGRALVAALRRRALCVALDDIGAPDTLLSLEALQAAAVWKLDRSWVARASDPGQLRLLEALVALAVRLDKRTVLEGVETADHLRLAEALGVDAVQGFLHRERFTSARARAAPALPRLSGLDLSQEP, encoded by the coding sequence ATGGACCCCATCGAGAGTTCCCAACCTGACGAGCACCTCCCCCACCTCTCCGTCGCCGAGGTGGCGGCCGCAGTGCGCGAAGGCCGCTACGGCGCCGAGTACCAGCCCATCGTGTCGGTCGGCACCGGCGAGGTGCTCGGGTTCGAGGCGCTGTCCCGCTTCCACGCCGAGGACGGCGCCCCCATCTCCCCGGCCGTCGCCTTCGCCGCCCTCCATCGCCAGCCCGCGCTCCTCTTCGAGATCGAGCTCGAGATGAAGCGCTTCCAGCTCGCCCACGCGCCCCCCGCCCCGCTCCACCTGAACCTCGACCCGGACAGCTTCGCCGCCGGCTGGCGGCTCGACGGCTCGAACGCCCTCCTCGACCTGCTCGCCGCCCCGGCACCCGCCCCGCGGGTGGTGGAGGTGATCGAGAACGTCACCGTGAGCGACGCCGTCCAGGGGCGCGCGCTGGTGGCGGCGCTGCGCCGGCGCGCGCTCTGCGTGGCGCTCGACGACATCGGCGCCCCCGACACGCTCCTGTCGCTCGAGGCGCTCCAGGCCGCCGCCGTCTGGAAGCTCGACCGGAGCTGGGTGGCGCGCGCCAGCGACCCGGGCCAGCTCCGGCTGCTGGAGGCGCTCGTGGCCCTGGCGGTCCGGCTCGACAAGCGGACGGTGCTCGAGGGCGTGGAGACCGCCGACCACCTCCGGCTCGCCGAGGCGCTCGGCGTGGACGCGGTCCAGGGCTTCCTGCACCGCGAGCGGTTCACCTCCGCCCGGGCCCGCGCCGCGCCGGCGCTGCCGCGGCTGAGCGGACTGGACCTCTCGCAAGAACCTTGA
- a CDS encoding superoxide dismutase family protein — protein MRRLALAAPLALFAAALLPRAALAEPPAHARLVDAKGQELGTAKLVEEDGGVKMELMVANLPPGKHGIHVHAVGKCDPPDFKSAGPHFNPGNKHHGLHNPQGPHAGDLANLEVKPDGRARELVTLKGVTLGGGERSLFQPGGTALVIHADPDDEKTDPAGNSGARIACGVIEKGAGQ, from the coding sequence ATGAGGCGCCTCGCCCTCGCCGCCCCCCTCGCCCTCTTCGCCGCCGCGCTGCTGCCCCGCGCCGCCCTCGCCGAGCCCCCCGCCCACGCCCGGCTCGTGGATGCCAAGGGGCAGGAGCTCGGCACCGCCAAGCTCGTCGAGGAGGACGGGGGCGTGAAGATGGAGCTGATGGTCGCGAACCTTCCGCCCGGGAAGCACGGCATCCACGTCCACGCGGTCGGCAAGTGCGACCCGCCCGACTTCAAGAGCGCCGGGCCGCACTTCAACCCGGGCAACAAGCACCACGGCCTCCACAACCCGCAGGGCCCGCACGCTGGCGACCTCGCCAACCTCGAGGTGAAGCCCGACGGCCGGGCCCGCGAGCTGGTCACGCTGAAGGGCGTGACCCTGGGCGGCGGCGAGAGGTCGCTGTTCCAGCCGGGCGGGACCGCGCTCGTCATCCACGCGGATCCGGACGACGAGAAGACCGATCCGGCCGGCAACTCCGGCGCGCGGATCGCGTGCGGGGTGATCGAGAAGGGCGCGGGGCAATAG
- a CDS encoding YajQ family cyclic di-GMP-binding protein: protein MPSFDIVSELDMMEVDNAFNQARKELAQRYDFKGTSTDLERDKDGAILIKANSEGRCEAAHQVLMEKLAKRGVPLEGLDPQKVEPAAGGHVRQLVKLKKGIKSEDAKKIVALVKESGLKVQASIQGEAVRISGKKKDDLQGVMHAVRAKNYPFPVSFQNFRD, encoded by the coding sequence ATGCCCAGCTTCGACATCGTCTCCGAGCTCGACATGATGGAGGTGGACAACGCCTTCAACCAGGCGCGGAAGGAGCTCGCCCAGCGGTACGACTTCAAGGGGACGAGCACCGATCTCGAGCGGGACAAGGACGGGGCCATCCTCATCAAGGCCAACAGCGAGGGGCGCTGCGAGGCGGCCCACCAGGTCCTGATGGAGAAGCTCGCCAAGCGCGGCGTGCCGCTCGAGGGGCTCGATCCGCAGAAGGTGGAGCCGGCGGCCGGCGGCCACGTGCGGCAGCTCGTGAAGCTCAAGAAGGGCATCAAGAGCGAGGACGCGAAGAAGATCGTGGCCCTCGTGAAGGAGAGCGGGCTCAAGGTCCAGGCCAGCATCCAGGGCGAGGCGGTGCGGATCTCGGGCAAGAAGAAGGACGACCTGCAGGGCGTGATGCACGCGGTGCGGGCGAAGAACTACCCCTTCCCGGTCTCGTTCCAGAACTTCAGGGACTGA
- a CDS encoding ribonuclease J: MAPPVRIAALGGLGEVGMNCTAYECEGRIAVVDCGILFPNENLGVDVIAPDLSWLKERKAQVGAVFVTHGHEDHIGALPFLLRDVPVPVYAPRFALELLRGRCAEMGIAADLREVRPGDVRDLGEGSPLAVEFVSVTHSIPDACALAISTPQGTLVHTGDFKIDETPVSRRGFDLARLEALGREGVRLLLSDSTNAERPGSSLSEAAVAPGLAALFERATRRVFVACFASNIDRIQQVGQAARAEGRRVALLGRSMEQNVRLARELGYLSFAGWQGCTPEEARELPPRELCVVTTGTQGEPRSALARLARGEHPELTVEPGDLVILSSRHIPGNELAIGQVVNDLCRRGAEVVYEGGPRVHVSGHAAEDEQRRLIRTLRPERFVPIHGEYRQLSRHAAHAAAEGVAHRHLLLDGDVLELSDDGARVLPEKLPVGRVYTDREALAGEDIGALVVKDRRLLAEAGLCTVVLVVDKASGEVVRGPDLFAKGVAGFEGTEAELRGEALRAVEELSPQARADVAEVQEALRVAVRRYFRKSGGRRPTVLPVVLEL, translated from the coding sequence ATGGCACCCCCCGTCCGCATCGCCGCCCTCGGAGGCCTCGGAGAGGTCGGCATGAACTGCACCGCCTACGAGTGCGAGGGGCGGATCGCGGTCGTGGACTGCGGCATCCTCTTCCCGAACGAGAACCTGGGCGTGGACGTGATCGCCCCCGACCTCTCCTGGCTCAAGGAGCGCAAGGCGCAGGTGGGGGCGGTCTTCGTGACGCACGGCCACGAGGACCACATCGGCGCCCTCCCCTTCCTCCTGCGCGACGTGCCGGTGCCGGTCTACGCGCCGCGCTTCGCCCTGGAGCTGCTGCGCGGGCGCTGCGCCGAGATGGGGATCGCGGCCGACCTGCGCGAGGTCCGGCCGGGCGACGTCCGCGACCTCGGCGAGGGCTCGCCGCTGGCGGTGGAGTTCGTGAGCGTCACCCACTCGATCCCCGACGCCTGCGCGCTCGCGATCTCGACGCCCCAGGGCACGCTCGTCCACACCGGCGACTTCAAGATCGACGAGACGCCGGTCTCGCGGCGCGGCTTCGACCTCGCCCGCCTCGAGGCGCTCGGCCGGGAGGGGGTGCGGCTGCTCCTCTCCGACTCCACCAACGCGGAGCGGCCGGGGAGCTCGCTCTCGGAGGCGGCGGTGGCGCCCGGGCTGGCGGCGCTGTTCGAGCGGGCGACGCGGCGGGTCTTCGTGGCCTGCTTCGCCTCCAACATCGACCGGATCCAGCAGGTGGGCCAGGCGGCGCGGGCCGAGGGGCGGCGGGTGGCGCTGCTCGGGCGGTCGATGGAGCAGAACGTCCGGCTGGCGCGCGAGCTCGGGTACCTCTCCTTCGCCGGCTGGCAGGGCTGCACGCCCGAGGAGGCCCGCGAGCTGCCGCCGCGAGAGCTCTGCGTCGTCACCACCGGCACCCAGGGCGAGCCGCGGAGCGCGCTGGCCCGCCTCGCCCGCGGCGAGCACCCGGAGCTGACGGTCGAGCCGGGCGACCTCGTCATCCTCTCCTCGCGCCACATCCCGGGGAACGAGCTCGCGATCGGGCAGGTGGTGAACGACCTCTGCCGGCGCGGCGCCGAGGTGGTCTACGAGGGCGGGCCGCGGGTCCACGTCTCCGGTCACGCCGCCGAGGACGAGCAGCGCCGGCTCATCCGGACGCTCCGGCCGGAGCGCTTCGTCCCCATCCACGGCGAGTACCGGCAGCTCTCCCGCCACGCCGCCCACGCCGCCGCCGAGGGGGTGGCCCACCGGCACCTGCTCCTCGACGGGGACGTGCTCGAGCTCTCCGACGACGGCGCGCGGGTGCTGCCGGAGAAGCTGCCGGTGGGGCGCGTCTACACCGATCGCGAGGCGCTCGCCGGGGAGGACATCGGGGCGCTGGTGGTGAAGGACCGCCGGCTGCTCGCCGAGGCGGGGCTCTGCACCGTGGTGCTGGTGGTGGACAAGGCGAGCGGCGAGGTGGTCCGCGGGCCCGATCTCTTCGCGAAGGGCGTGGCCGGCTTCGAGGGGACCGAGGCCGAGCTCCGGGGCGAGGCGCTCCGGGCGGTCGAGGAGCTCTCGCCGCAGGCCCGGGCCGACGTCGCCGAGGTGCAGGAGGCGCTGCGGGTGGCGGTGCGCCGCTACTTCCGCAAGAGCGGCGGCCGGCGGCCGACCGTGTTACCTGTGGTGCTCGAACTTTGA
- a CDS encoding phospholipase D-like domain-containing protein, translated as MPGPWSLRARPAPAPPSPGAQRAWLRPLGEQAFSRAAGAPLVPGNRVRLLRDAAENFPAWLRAIERAERSVWFEAYILAGDQIGTRFARALAEKARQGVQVRVLHDWLGGLGEADRGFWRRLAAAGVEVRCFNPPRLESPLAFLRRDHRKCTVVDGELGFVSGLCVADRWCGDPARGEPPWRDSGLEVRGPAVADLARAFARTWAEAGPAIPLGELPDPSDLPAAGDTAVRVVATEPATAGLLRLDQLIAAVARERLWITDAYYVGMPSYVQALRGAAADGVDVRFLVPGRSDLGLVKRLGTAGYRPLLEAGVRLFEWSGPMLHAKTAVADGRWARVGSSNLNASSFMGNWELDVAVEDEAFGAEMERQFEADLATATEVVLSRRRRPVHGPPAPRPRVREGSAVATAGAMRLGNAVGAALSGHRLLGPAEASLLLFAGLALLGLVVVTGLYPRAVLAPFLVLGAWIGVALVLRGVRLWRERPPPEGPPPPAA; from the coding sequence ATGCCCGGCCCGTGGTCCCTCCGCGCCCGCCCCGCCCCCGCGCCGCCGAGCCCGGGCGCGCAGCGCGCCTGGCTGCGGCCCCTGGGCGAGCAGGCCTTCTCGCGCGCCGCCGGGGCGCCGCTCGTCCCCGGGAACCGGGTGCGCCTCCTGCGGGACGCCGCCGAGAACTTCCCGGCCTGGCTGCGGGCCATCGAGCGCGCCGAGCGGAGCGTCTGGTTCGAGGCCTACATCCTCGCCGGCGACCAGATCGGGACCCGCTTCGCGCGGGCGCTCGCCGAGAAGGCCCGGCAGGGCGTGCAGGTGCGGGTGCTGCACGACTGGCTCGGAGGGCTGGGCGAGGCGGACCGCGGCTTCTGGCGGCGGCTCGCCGCGGCCGGCGTCGAGGTGCGCTGCTTCAACCCGCCGCGCCTCGAGAGCCCGCTCGCCTTCCTCCGGCGCGACCACCGCAAGTGCACCGTGGTGGACGGCGAGCTCGGCTTCGTCTCCGGCCTCTGCGTCGCCGACCGCTGGTGCGGGGACCCGGCCCGCGGCGAGCCGCCCTGGCGCGACAGCGGCCTCGAGGTCCGCGGCCCGGCGGTGGCCGACCTCGCGCGCGCCTTCGCGCGGACCTGGGCCGAGGCCGGCCCCGCCATCCCCCTGGGCGAGCTCCCCGACCCGTCCGACCTGCCCGCGGCCGGCGACACGGCGGTGCGGGTGGTCGCGACCGAGCCCGCCACGGCCGGCCTCCTCCGGCTCGACCAGCTCATCGCGGCCGTCGCCCGGGAGCGGCTCTGGATCACCGACGCCTACTACGTCGGCATGCCGAGCTACGTGCAGGCGCTGCGCGGCGCCGCGGCCGACGGGGTGGACGTGCGCTTCCTCGTGCCGGGCCGGAGCGACCTCGGCCTCGTGAAGCGGCTCGGGACCGCCGGCTACCGGCCGCTGCTCGAGGCGGGCGTCCGGCTCTTCGAGTGGTCCGGCCCCATGCTGCACGCCAAGACCGCGGTCGCCGACGGGCGCTGGGCGCGGGTCGGCTCGTCCAACCTCAACGCCTCGAGCTTCATGGGCAACTGGGAGCTCGACGTGGCGGTGGAGGACGAGGCCTTCGGCGCCGAGATGGAGCGGCAGTTCGAGGCCGACCTGGCGACGGCGACCGAGGTGGTGCTGAGCCGGAGGCGGCGGCCGGTCCACGGGCCGCCCGCGCCGCGGCCGCGCGTCCGCGAGGGCTCGGCGGTGGCCACCGCCGGCGCCATGCGGCTCGGCAACGCCGTCGGCGCGGCGCTGAGCGGGCACCGGCTGCTCGGGCCGGCCGAGGCGAGCCTGCTCCTCTTCGCCGGGCTGGCGCTCCTCGGCCTCGTCGTCGTCACCGGCCTCTACCCGCGCGCCGTGCTCGCGCCGTTCCTGGTGCTGGGCGCCTGGATCGGCGTCGCGCTGGTGCTGCGCGGGGTGCGGCTCTGGCGCGAGCGGCCGCCGCCGGAGGGGCCGCCGCCGCCCGCGGCGTGA
- a CDS encoding ATP-dependent helicase, with protein MSAPDLLQDLNDAQAAAVLHGDGPLLVLAGAGSGKTRVIVHRIAHLVTERRVMPWHVLAVTFTNKAAGEMRERLEALLGPQARELWLSTFHAFGARFLRREAHRAGLPPDFAIYDDDDQLRLVKSELAAAGMGDDDRMGPRAVLTRIDRWKSAGHLPGGVKVGDYDVEGQAALEIYRRYEKQLARAGAVDFGDLLLRPLELLESDPDLLRYWSGRFRYLLVDEFQDTSAIQLELVKLLAGAARNVCVVGDDDQAIYRWRGADVSNILDFDRTFPGTRVVKLEQNYRSTSRILEAAHAVIAKAARRREKKLWTAQEGGAPLRLLVAQDEHEEGEKVARAAAGLRAEGVRLDEIAVLYRTNAQSRPLEAAMRSARLPYVIVRGQSFYERAEVKDAAAYLRLALNPRSDLDLARVINRPARGIGEKTVERLRAYAAVKELPLIEALGDRDAISELKPAARKALAAFHDLVLGLNRDIGGLDAGVAVQEVLTRSEMIEKFRAEGSDEGVERVENLLELVAAAREFDEAHAGEPPPRDPEEQLPSPVARFLEQLALLGDADAPTPEGRVALMTLHAAKGLEFDAVFMAGMEDGTLPYERPWSDDGPAEVAAAQDEERRLCYVGMTRAKKLLTLSLARRRMGFGENGPSFRATEPSRFLGDLPPELFGLPARAPAAAPRPSGPVIRRHPGALPGEPVIELDEADGFQESRPPPRAAPPLRRPAAPRGEPEIDYSYDQSQASGGGAPFPRGARVVHPSLGEGVVKSCDGAGAEAKVTVAFFGAGEKRVLARFLRPG; from the coding sequence ATGTCCGCGCCCGACCTGCTCCAGGACCTGAACGACGCCCAGGCCGCCGCGGTGCTGCACGGCGACGGCCCCCTGCTCGTCCTCGCCGGGGCCGGCTCCGGCAAGACCCGCGTCATCGTGCACCGCATCGCCCACCTCGTCACCGAGCGGCGGGTGATGCCGTGGCACGTGCTCGCGGTGACCTTCACCAACAAGGCCGCCGGCGAGATGCGCGAGCGGCTCGAGGCGCTCCTCGGGCCGCAGGCGCGCGAGCTCTGGCTCAGCACCTTCCACGCCTTCGGCGCCCGCTTCCTGCGGCGCGAGGCGCACCGCGCCGGGCTCCCGCCCGACTTCGCCATCTACGACGACGACGACCAGCTCCGCCTGGTGAAGTCGGAGCTCGCCGCCGCCGGCATGGGCGACGACGACCGGATGGGCCCGCGCGCCGTCCTCACCCGCATCGACCGCTGGAAGAGCGCCGGCCACCTGCCGGGCGGCGTGAAGGTGGGCGACTACGACGTGGAGGGGCAGGCGGCGCTCGAGATCTACCGGCGCTACGAGAAGCAGCTCGCGCGGGCCGGCGCGGTGGACTTCGGCGACCTCCTGCTCCGGCCGCTCGAGCTCCTCGAGTCCGACCCCGACCTCTTGCGCTACTGGTCGGGCCGCTTCCGCTACCTCCTCGTGGACGAGTTCCAGGACACGAGCGCCATCCAGCTCGAGCTGGTGAAGCTCCTCGCCGGGGCGGCGCGGAACGTCTGCGTGGTGGGCGACGACGACCAGGCCATCTACCGGTGGCGCGGCGCCGACGTCTCCAACATCCTCGACTTCGACCGGACCTTCCCCGGCACGCGGGTGGTGAAGCTCGAGCAGAACTACCGCTCCACGAGCCGCATCCTCGAGGCCGCCCACGCCGTCATCGCCAAGGCGGCGCGGCGGCGGGAGAAGAAGCTCTGGACCGCGCAGGAGGGGGGCGCGCCGCTCCGGCTCCTCGTGGCCCAGGACGAGCACGAGGAGGGCGAGAAGGTGGCCCGCGCCGCGGCCGGCCTGCGCGCCGAGGGGGTGCGGCTCGACGAGATCGCCGTCCTCTACCGGACCAACGCCCAGTCGCGCCCGCTCGAGGCGGCGATGCGGAGCGCCCGCCTCCCCTACGTCATCGTCCGGGGCCAGAGCTTCTACGAGCGGGCCGAGGTGAAGGACGCCGCCGCCTACCTGCGGCTCGCGCTCAACCCGCGCTCCGACCTCGACCTCGCCCGGGTCATCAACCGGCCGGCGCGCGGCATCGGCGAGAAGACGGTGGAGCGGCTGCGGGCCTACGCCGCCGTGAAGGAGCTCCCGCTCATCGAGGCGCTCGGCGACCGCGACGCCATCTCCGAGCTGAAGCCGGCCGCCCGGAAGGCGCTCGCCGCCTTCCACGACCTCGTCCTCGGGCTGAACCGCGACATCGGCGGGCTCGACGCCGGCGTGGCGGTGCAGGAGGTGCTCACCCGCTCCGAGATGATCGAGAAGTTCCGGGCCGAGGGGAGCGACGAGGGGGTGGAGCGGGTGGAGAACCTGCTCGAGCTGGTCGCCGCCGCGCGCGAGTTCGACGAGGCCCACGCCGGCGAGCCCCCGCCGCGCGACCCGGAGGAGCAGCTCCCCTCGCCGGTGGCGCGCTTCCTCGAGCAGCTCGCGCTCCTCGGCGACGCCGACGCCCCCACGCCCGAGGGGCGGGTGGCGCTCATGACGCTCCACGCCGCCAAGGGGCTCGAGTTCGACGCGGTCTTCATGGCGGGCATGGAGGACGGCACGCTGCCGTACGAGCGGCCCTGGTCCGACGACGGCCCGGCGGAGGTGGCCGCCGCGCAGGACGAGGAGCGGCGGCTCTGCTACGTCGGCATGACGCGGGCGAAGAAGCTCCTCACCCTGTCGCTGGCGCGCCGGCGCATGGGGTTCGGCGAGAACGGCCCGAGCTTCCGCGCCACCGAGCCCTCGCGCTTCCTGGGCGATCTCCCGCCCGAGCTCTTCGGCCTCCCCGCGCGCGCCCCCGCCGCCGCGCCGCGCCCGTCGGGGCCGGTCATCCGCCGCCACCCGGGCGCGCTCCCCGGCGAGCCGGTCATCGAGCTCGACGAGGCCGACGGGTTCCAGGAGTCCCGCCCGCCGCCCCGCGCCGCGCCCCCGCTCCGCCGCCCCGCCGCGCCCCGGGGCGAGCCGGAGATCGACTACTCCTACGACCAGTCGCAGGCCTCCGGCGGCGGCGCCCCGTTCCCGCGCGGCGCCCGGGTGGTGCACCCGTCGCTCGGCGAGGGCGTGGTGAAGTCCTGCGACGGCGCGGGCGCGGAGGCCAAGGTGACGGTGGCGTTCTTCGGGGCCGGCGAGAAGCGGGTGCTGGCGCGGTTCCTCAGGCCCGGGTAG
- the add gene encoding adenosine deaminase, which yields MATSTPHPGDFPPVTEELLRALPKTDLHCHLDGSLRLETILDLAEKQKVRLPADTPEGLARAIHMGQNTGSLEKYLEAFDVTLSVLQTEESLYRAAYELAIDAARENVRYLEVRYAPVLHTRLGLKPTTIVDAVLEGLRVAKRETHVKSNVIICGIRHIDPATSLRLAELAVAYKNRGVVGYDLAGAEEGYPSKDHQAAFQLILSNNVNVTIHAGEAFGPESIAQAVHYCGAHRIGHGVRLRENGDLLNYINDHRVPLEMCPSSNVQTGSVADMKSHPLKFYFDFGLRVTINTDNRLITDTTLTKELGIAHREMGFTLEDLCTLIVSGFKSAFLPYREKADLLKAVNQEIAAVLAKHGAPPKLVESLPRNAREA from the coding sequence ATGGCGACCTCGACGCCCCACCCCGGCGACTTCCCCCCCGTGACGGAGGAGCTGCTCCGGGCCCTCCCCAAGACCGACCTCCACTGCCACCTCGACGGCTCGCTGCGCCTCGAGACCATCCTCGACCTCGCCGAGAAGCAGAAGGTCCGGCTCCCCGCCGACACGCCCGAGGGGCTCGCCCGGGCCATCCACATGGGCCAGAACACCGGCTCGCTCGAGAAGTACCTCGAGGCCTTCGACGTCACCCTCTCGGTGCTCCAGACCGAGGAGTCGCTCTACCGGGCCGCCTACGAGCTCGCCATCGACGCCGCGCGCGAGAACGTGCGCTACCTCGAGGTGCGCTACGCGCCGGTGCTCCACACCCGGCTCGGCCTCAAGCCGACCACCATCGTGGACGCGGTGCTCGAGGGGCTCCGGGTCGCCAAGCGCGAGACCCACGTCAAGTCGAACGTCATCATCTGCGGGATCCGGCACATCGACCCCGCGACCTCGCTCCGGCTCGCCGAGCTGGCGGTGGCCTACAAGAACCGCGGCGTGGTGGGATACGACCTCGCCGGCGCCGAGGAGGGCTACCCCTCGAAGGACCACCAGGCGGCGTTCCAGCTCATCCTCTCCAACAACGTCAACGTGACCATCCACGCCGGCGAGGCCTTCGGCCCGGAGTCGATCGCGCAGGCGGTCCACTACTGCGGCGCCCACCGGATCGGCCACGGCGTGCGGCTGCGCGAGAACGGCGACCTCCTCAACTACATCAACGACCACCGGGTGCCGCTCGAGATGTGCCCGTCGTCGAACGTGCAGACCGGGTCGGTGGCCGACATGAAGAGCCACCCGCTCAAGTTCTACTTCGACTTCGGCCTGCGGGTGACCATCAACACCGACAACCGGCTCATCACCGACACCACGCTGACGAAGGAGCTCGGCATCGCCCACCGCGAGATGGGCTTCACGCTCGAGGACCTCTGCACGCTCATCGTGTCGGGGTTCAAGAGCGCCTTCCTCCCGTACCGGGAGAAGGCCGACCTCCTCAAGGCGGTGAACCAGGAGATCGCCGCCGTCCTGGCGAAGCACGGCGCGCCGCCCAAGCTCGTGGAGTCGCTGCCGCGGAACGCCAGGGAGGCGTAG